A genomic segment from Lignipirellula cremea encodes:
- a CDS encoding O-antigen ligase family protein, producing MSALIAIFAVAAVVWGIIFTLRGSLLAGCVIYMVTASCFGPNFLTIEAGITLSLDRIFFVALVGVYLVQWRLGMLDPKPLTKIDGILFAFIGWLTISTFTHDWHVEGPGSTPIVQHLLNGYLIPLGVFWMARQARHTEQTVTLILAGMTAFGAYLALTGVFESLGMWSLVYPTYIRNPELGLHFGRARGPMIQSVSYGVYLGTCLLCVYLLRERMKNYGWAMAAMMGPLLAAAIFLTKTRSVWLGAATGLLIVLCLSLKGRLRIAVLGTAIAGGLVVGVMKMDAIMGLQREGTVEDTHKSTSMRGSFTYVSWKMFLDRPLLGFGFGHFVTSKLPYLGDRSVDMRLEDIRDYSHHSTFLAVLTETGLIGFALFLALLGGWAHAAWRIIRHDRAPPWVQRQGLLMLGVLGVVFWQMIGHEITFTPLDQSLIYCVAGVAVGLDAKARAKEREKATAAWRPPAGAELAR from the coding sequence ATGTCCGCTTTAATCGCGATTTTTGCCGTCGCCGCTGTGGTGTGGGGCATTATCTTCACGCTGCGGGGATCGCTGCTGGCCGGTTGCGTGATCTATATGGTCACCGCCAGCTGTTTCGGGCCAAACTTTCTGACGATCGAAGCCGGCATTACCCTGTCGCTGGACCGAATTTTCTTTGTCGCACTGGTCGGCGTGTATCTGGTGCAGTGGCGCCTGGGGATGCTGGACCCGAAACCGCTGACGAAGATCGACGGCATTCTGTTTGCGTTTATCGGCTGGCTGACGATCAGCACCTTTACGCACGACTGGCACGTCGAAGGGCCCGGCTCCACGCCGATTGTGCAGCATCTGCTGAACGGCTACCTGATTCCGCTGGGCGTCTTCTGGATGGCGCGGCAAGCCCGCCATACCGAACAAACGGTCACCCTCATCCTGGCCGGCATGACGGCCTTTGGGGCGTACCTGGCGCTGACAGGCGTCTTTGAATCGCTCGGCATGTGGTCGCTCGTTTATCCCACCTACATCCGCAATCCGGAACTGGGCCTGCACTTTGGCCGAGCCCGTGGGCCGATGATCCAGTCGGTCAGCTATGGGGTGTACCTGGGCACGTGCCTGCTCTGCGTGTACCTGCTGCGGGAGCGAATGAAGAACTACGGCTGGGCGATGGCCGCCATGATGGGACCGCTGCTGGCCGCCGCCATTTTTCTGACCAAGACCCGCTCTGTCTGGCTGGGGGCCGCGACCGGTTTGCTGATTGTGCTTTGCCTGTCGCTCAAGGGACGCCTCCGCATCGCCGTGCTGGGAACCGCCATCGCGGGCGGTCTGGTTGTCGGCGTGATGAAGATGGACGCCATCATGGGGCTGCAACGCGAAGGCACCGTGGAAGACACCCACAAATCGACCAGTATGCGCGGCAGCTTTACCTATGTCTCGTGGAAAATGTTCCTCGACCGGCCGTTGCTGGGCTTTGGCTTTGGCCACTTTGTGACCTCCAAACTGCCGTACCTGGGCGATCGCTCGGTCGACATGCGGCTGGAAGATATCCGCGATTACTCGCACCACAGCACCTTTCTGGCGGTCCTCACCGAGACCGGGCTGATCGGTTTCGCCTTGTTCCTGGCGCTGCTGGGCGGCTGGGCCCATGCGGCCTGGCGAATCATTCGCCATGACCGCGCTCCGCCCTGGGTGCAGCGGCAAGGGCTGCTGATGCTGGGCGTGCTGGGTGTCGTGTTCTGGCAGATGATCGGCCACGAGATCACCTTCACCCCGCTGGACCAGTCGCTCATTTACTGCGTGGCCGGAGTCGCAGTCGGGCTCGACGCCAAAGCCCGCGCCAAAGAACGAGAAAAGGCGACCGCCGCCTGGCGACCACCCGCCGGCGCCGAACTGGCCCGGTAG
- a CDS encoding WecB/TagA/CpsF family glycosyltransferase, which yields MTTERIRLFGIEIDPLTREQAVDRVYAWIENPDGKCRFVVTPNVDHTVMLQHHATFRKAYDDADLVLVDGMPVVLASRMLKKPVPERVTGADLTIDLLAAAARKERRLSVFFLGAADGVANRAVNNVERTWPDVYAVGAYSPPIGFQNDEQENDRILAMIDSANPDILVVGLGAPKQELWVHAHQDRINARVALCVGATIDFLAGEKSRAPLWMQNYGLEWCHRVMTEPKRLAARYAHDAWMFPKLVWCEWWYDTRA from the coding sequence ATGACGACCGAACGTATCCGCCTGTTTGGCATTGAAATCGACCCGCTCACCCGCGAGCAAGCAGTCGACCGCGTGTACGCGTGGATCGAGAACCCCGACGGCAAGTGCCGGTTTGTGGTCACGCCGAATGTCGACCATACGGTGATGCTGCAGCACCATGCGACCTTTCGCAAAGCGTACGACGACGCCGATCTGGTGCTGGTCGACGGCATGCCGGTCGTCCTCGCCTCGCGCATGCTGAAAAAACCCGTACCGGAACGAGTGACGGGCGCCGATCTGACAATCGATCTGCTGGCCGCCGCCGCCCGGAAAGAACGCCGGTTGTCGGTCTTTTTTCTGGGAGCCGCCGACGGCGTCGCCAACCGGGCCGTCAACAATGTCGAACGCACCTGGCCCGATGTGTACGCGGTGGGCGCCTACAGCCCTCCGATCGGCTTCCAGAACGACGAACAAGAGAACGATCGCATCCTGGCGATGATCGACTCCGCCAACCCCGACATTCTGGTCGTCGGACTTGGCGCCCCTAAACAGGAATTGTGGGTCCACGCCCACCAGGATCGGATCAACGCTCGGGTCGCCTTATGCGTCGGCGCCACCATCGACTTCCTGGCTGGCGAGAAATCCCGGGCGCCGCTGTGGATGCAAAACTACGGCCTGGAATGGTGCCATCGGGTCATGACGGAGCCGAAACGCCTGGCCGCCCGCTACGCCCACGACGCCTGGATGTTCCCCAAACTCGTCTGGTGCGAGTGGTGGTATGACACGCGCGCTTAG
- a CDS encoding amino acid permease — translation MKDHEAGKLHIETELSRDLGLPSALAIGVGTMIAAGIFTLSGLAINNVGSAAIVAFLLAAVVALFTALSYCEFVSIYPESGEGYLYARKTFRPLLAYFVGWALFLGYTSSCGFYIACFSTYFCEFVYHTPHDAMSGAICLIGLTLLNIKGTKESGQFQIVVTAAKVLLLGWFILGGIGSVDIEVLAKRFTYDLVKIGDTSAMVFITFFGFSAIAASAGEVRNPTKTIPRAIFLSMGIVTILYTLVVLVIIAAGLTEYDEAAMGSAAQIFLGPIGGAVIVGGALFSMISASNASIMAGSRVMLSMSRAGDFPVGFGAVNPRTHTPIVSLVIVGGTILIFTLGLSLEDLTHFADTVLLLALILVNAALIAHRWKFPTMVRPFRVPLSPIVPGLGILANLYLLSLIFSHHAFPMMLAGSSLVLGVVAYLAWQGFLTTDVQLPGAPSRVALERTASGGEHRFRVLVPLANPDNAAQLIDIAAAIASERQGEIVALRVAIVPEQLPPSREDPYVEAQRHVLELAHAAAMSYDIPITTLVRVGHDAARAILETAAERDCDLIVMGWKGYSSTTEKILGEVVDVVVNHARTDIILVKQTTHQPLRRFLLPTAGGEHARCAEQYVASLVRARDGALAVCSIASVDADARELAQVEQRLQEASDRIQEEGAFPVEQRMIRHKSVPSAVIETAAEYDAVVIGATRQSVYPQILFGPIPETVAKGCNQPVLLVKHYHPVKALFGRVMGDDDKAADK, via the coding sequence ATGAAGGATCACGAAGCCGGCAAGCTGCATATTGAAACTGAACTCAGCCGCGACCTGGGCCTGCCCTCGGCGCTGGCCATTGGCGTCGGCACCATGATCGCTGCCGGGATCTTCACGCTGTCCGGTCTGGCGATCAACAACGTGGGCTCGGCCGCCATTGTGGCCTTTCTGCTGGCAGCCGTCGTCGCCCTGTTTACGGCCCTGTCGTACTGCGAGTTTGTCTCCATCTATCCCGAGTCGGGCGAAGGCTATCTGTACGCCCGCAAGACCTTTCGCCCTTTGCTGGCCTACTTTGTCGGCTGGGCGTTATTCCTGGGGTACACGTCGTCGTGCGGTTTTTATATCGCCTGCTTTTCGACGTACTTCTGCGAGTTTGTCTATCACACGCCGCACGATGCGATGTCCGGCGCCATCTGCCTGATCGGCCTGACGCTGCTCAATATCAAGGGCACCAAAGAAAGCGGCCAGTTCCAGATTGTGGTCACCGCCGCCAAAGTCCTGCTGCTGGGCTGGTTTATCCTGGGCGGCATCGGCAGCGTGGACATTGAGGTGCTGGCCAAACGGTTCACCTACGATCTGGTCAAGATCGGCGACACCTCGGCGATGGTGTTTATTACCTTTTTCGGTTTCTCGGCGATCGCCGCTTCCGCCGGAGAAGTGAGGAACCCGACGAAAACCATTCCCCGCGCGATATTTCTCTCGATGGGAATTGTGACGATCCTTTACACGCTGGTCGTGCTGGTAATCATTGCGGCCGGTCTGACGGAGTACGACGAAGCAGCGATGGGATCGGCGGCCCAGATTTTTCTGGGACCCATCGGCGGCGCCGTGATTGTCGGCGGGGCGTTATTCTCGATGATTTCCGCTTCCAATGCTTCGATCATGGCCGGCTCCCGCGTGATGCTTTCCATGAGCCGGGCGGGCGACTTTCCGGTCGGCTTCGGCGCGGTCAACCCGCGCACCCACACGCCGATTGTGTCGCTGGTGATCGTCGGCGGAACGATCCTGATCTTTACGCTCGGCCTGTCCCTGGAGGACCTGACCCACTTTGCCGACACCGTGCTGCTGCTGGCGCTCATCCTGGTTAACGCCGCGTTGATTGCGCATCGCTGGAAGTTCCCGACCATGGTGCGGCCGTTCCGCGTGCCGCTGTCGCCGATCGTTCCGGGGCTGGGAATCCTGGCGAACCTGTACCTGCTTTCGCTGATCTTTTCCCACCATGCATTCCCCATGATGCTGGCCGGATCCAGCCTGGTGCTGGGGGTGGTGGCTTACCTTGCCTGGCAAGGCTTTTTAACGACCGATGTGCAGCTGCCTGGCGCCCCTTCGCGCGTGGCGCTGGAACGGACCGCTTCCGGCGGCGAGCATCGGTTCCGCGTTCTGGTGCCGCTGGCCAATCCGGACAATGCGGCCCAGCTGATCGACATTGCCGCCGCCATCGCCAGCGAACGGCAGGGCGAGATCGTCGCCCTGCGCGTGGCGATTGTGCCCGAGCAGCTGCCGCCCTCGCGCGAGGATCCGTATGTGGAAGCCCAGCGACACGTGCTGGAGCTGGCTCACGCCGCAGCCATGTCGTACGACATTCCGATCACCACGCTCGTACGCGTCGGACACGATGCGGCCCGCGCCATCCTGGAAACGGCCGCGGAACGGGACTGCGACCTGATCGTCATGGGCTGGAAAGGCTATTCCTCCACCACCGAGAAAATCCTCGGCGAAGTGGTCGACGTGGTCGTGAACCATGCCCGGACAGATATCATCCTTGTCAAACAGACGACCCATCAGCCGCTGCGGCGGTTCCTGCTGCCAACCGCCGGGGGCGAACACGCCCGCTGTGCGGAACAGTACGTCGCTTCCCTGGTGCGGGCCCGCGACGGCGCCCTGGCCGTCTGCAGCATCGCGTCCGTCGATGCCGACGCCCGCGAACTGGCGCAGGTCGAGCAGCGACTGCAGGAGGCGTCAGATCGCATCCAGGAAGAAGGCGCCTTCCCGGTTGAGCAGCGGATGATCCGGCACAAATCGGTCCCCTCCGCCGTGATCGAAACGGCCGCCGAGTACGACGCCGTGGTAATCGGCGCCACCCGGCAGAGCGTCTATCCGCAGATCCTGTTCGGCCCGATCCCGGAAACGGTCGCCAAAGGCTGCAACCAGCCGGTGTTGCTGGTGAAACACTACCACCCGGTCAAAGCCCTCTTCGGCCGCGTGATGGGCGACGACGACAAAGCAGCCGACAAGTAG
- a CDS encoding NUDIX hydrolase: MTDEILFRSSRFHVARVNYSDGEETLVKEVVRHPGAAAILPLLPHDRVCLIRNYRPTAGDYLLEIPAGTREAGEPPADTAARELTEETGYQAGKLEKLHEFYVSPGVLDEVIILYAATDLVQGDPHRESGELIENQIVHWEDALAMVDDGRIHDAKTIIALLYYDRLKRRL; this comes from the coding sequence GTGACCGATGAGATCTTGTTCCGCTCTTCCCGCTTCCATGTCGCCCGCGTGAACTATTCCGACGGCGAAGAAACGCTGGTCAAGGAGGTGGTCCGCCACCCGGGCGCCGCCGCCATTTTGCCGCTGCTGCCGCACGACCGCGTCTGCCTGATCCGCAACTATCGCCCGACGGCCGGCGACTACCTGCTGGAGATTCCGGCCGGCACGCGAGAAGCGGGGGAACCCCCGGCGGATACGGCCGCCCGGGAACTGACCGAAGAGACGGGTTACCAGGCAGGTAAGCTGGAAAAGCTGCACGAGTTTTACGTGTCGCCGGGCGTGCTGGATGAAGTCATTATTTTGTACGCGGCGACCGACCTGGTGCAGGGCGATCCGCACCGCGAGTCGGGCGAGTTGATCGAGAACCAGATTGTCCACTGGGAAGACGCCCTGGCCATGGTCGACGACGGCCGCATCCACGACGCCAAAACGATCATCGCGCTGCTGTACTACGATCGTCTGAAACGGCGACTGTAG
- the rnhA gene encoding ribonuclease HI: MSGAPFDVRLFTDGGCSGNPGPGGWGFLMRHMASGKEMEQSGAELETTNNRMELTAVVKGLEALKRPCSVELLTDSNYVGKGLSEWMAGWKKNGWKRREGKAFKPVKNVDLWQQLDALVAQHQVTFTKVKGHSGHPENDRCDELAVAAYQKFLH; encoded by the coding sequence ATGTCTGGCGCGCCTTTTGATGTTCGTTTATTTACCGATGGCGGCTGCAGTGGCAACCCGGGCCCCGGCGGCTGGGGATTTCTCATGCGGCATATGGCTTCGGGAAAAGAGATGGAGCAGTCGGGCGCCGAGCTGGAAACGACCAACAACCGGATGGAGCTGACGGCCGTGGTGAAAGGGCTCGAAGCCCTCAAGCGGCCCTGTTCGGTCGAGCTGCTCACCGACAGTAACTATGTCGGCAAAGGGCTTAGCGAATGGATGGCTGGCTGGAAAAAGAACGGCTGGAAACGTCGCGAAGGGAAAGCCTTCAAACCGGTCAAAAACGTGGACCTGTGGCAGCAACTCGACGCCCTGGTCGCCCAGCACCAGGTGACCTTTACCAAGGTCAAAGGGCACAGCGGCCATCCCGAGAACGACCGCTGCGATGAACTGGCTGTCGCCGCCTACCAGAAGTTCCTGCACTAA
- a CDS encoding DUF1501 domain-containing protein has protein sequence MLTILGRADKKTGFCDGLSRRGFLQIGGAAMGGLALNEILGMEARAGLGSSNKAIINIYLPGGPSHLDMWDLKPNAPVEIRGEFSPINTNVPGIQICELFPRIAAMMDKFAVVRSLSDSDGAHDGYQCMTGRKRSDRAPGGGWPSAGAWISRLGGAADDAVPPNLAMMYTTGERRWGDPQTAGFLGAKHNPFNLVGRKAREKSESMVLNGITLERLRDREQLRSSLDQFRREVDATGRMDGMDANLQTAMGILTDSKLGDALDLSKEDPRILERYGKSDEKFQRDGAPKMVENFCIARRLVEAGARYVSLNYSRWDWHGGDGMNYPRSREEFPLLDQALSALVTDLHERGLDRDVSVVMWGEFGRTPKINKNNSRDHWPRANAAMLAGGGMRTGQAIGETNKFGEEPVKRPVKFQEVFATLYHNLGLNAHRDRIFDGSGTPRYPVDAGNEPLQELV, from the coding sequence ATGCTTACCATTCTTGGCCGCGCGGATAAAAAGACCGGTTTTTGCGACGGCTTGTCGCGTCGCGGTTTTCTGCAGATTGGCGGCGCCGCCATGGGCGGGCTGGCCCTGAACGAGATCCTGGGGATGGAAGCCCGGGCCGGCCTGGGCAGTTCCAACAAGGCGATCATTAACATTTATTTGCCGGGCGGTCCCTCGCATCTGGATATGTGGGATCTCAAGCCGAACGCGCCGGTCGAGATTCGCGGCGAATTCAGCCCCATCAATACGAACGTCCCCGGCATCCAGATTTGCGAACTGTTCCCGCGCATTGCGGCCATGATGGACAAGTTCGCCGTCGTTCGGTCCCTGTCGGATTCTGACGGCGCCCACGACGGCTATCAATGCATGACAGGCCGGAAACGCTCGGACCGCGCCCCGGGCGGCGGCTGGCCTTCGGCCGGGGCCTGGATCTCCCGGCTGGGCGGAGCGGCCGACGACGCCGTGCCGCCGAACCTGGCGATGATGTACACCACCGGCGAACGCCGCTGGGGCGATCCGCAAACCGCCGGCTTCCTGGGAGCCAAGCACAACCCGTTCAACCTGGTCGGCCGCAAAGCGCGCGAGAAATCCGAGAGCATGGTGCTCAACGGGATCACGCTGGAGCGGCTGCGCGACCGGGAGCAGCTGCGATCCTCGCTCGACCAGTTCCGCCGCGAAGTTGACGCCACCGGCCGGATGGACGGCATGGACGCCAACCTGCAGACCGCCATGGGAATCCTGACCGACTCCAAACTGGGCGACGCGCTCGATCTGTCGAAGGAAGACCCCCGCATCCTGGAACGGTACGGCAAAAGCGACGAGAAATTCCAGCGCGACGGCGCCCCGAAAATGGTCGAGAACTTTTGCATCGCCCGCCGCCTGGTCGAAGCGGGCGCTCGCTACGTCAGCCTGAATTACAGTCGCTGGGACTGGCACGGCGGCGACGGCATGAACTATCCCCGCTCGCGCGAAGAGTTCCCGCTGCTGGACCAGGCCCTGTCGGCCCTGGTGACCGATCTGCACGAACGGGGCCTCGATCGCGATGTGTCGGTCGTGATGTGGGGCGAGTTCGGCCGCACCCCCAAGATCAACAAGAACAACAGCCGCGACCATTGGCCCCGGGCCAACGCGGCCATGCTGGCCGGCGGCGGCATGCGGACCGGCCAGGCGATCGGCGAAACGAACAAATTTGGCGAAGAGCCCGTCAAACGCCCGGTCAAGTTCCAGGAAGTGTTCGCCACGCTGTACCACAACCTGGGCCTGAACGCTCACCGCGATCGTATCTTCGACGGCTCCGGCACGCCCCGTTATCCGGTGGACGCCGGCAACGAACCGCTGCAGGAACTGGTGTAG